The genomic region TGGGGCAGTGATGGCAATGGATACATCTACAGCGAGCAGCTCAAGACCCTGCATTATGCAGCAGGTCAGATTATTCAGGGCGGAATATCCCGGGCAGGAGCGGGTGCTGCGGTAGCACTGATTTTGATGAGTGTGCCGATCACGCTATTTATCTTCTCTCAGAGCCGAATCATTGAGACGATGGCGAGTTCGGGCATGAAGGATTAAGGGGGAGCGATATGGCACGCACAGTGAAAAGATGGCTTGTTCTCCTGGCGGCAGTATCTCTGCTGCTAGTGAATGCCGTGCCTGCGGCGGCCTCCCCGGCGCCGTATGAGAGTTATAACTACAACTACTGGAAAGAGGCTGTTCCTTCACCAGATGCCTATCTGCCCGAGCGTACCATATCTGGCCGTGACCTCGGCATTAGTGAGTTCAAAGACCCCGGTGATGTGAATGTTTCACCCTCCGGGTCGATCTATATTTTGGATAGCGGCAACGGCCGAATTGTCGTATTGGACCCAGGCTTTAAGCTGCTGCGCGTAATCGATGGATTCATGATGGAGGGCATCAAGGAGACCTTTAATCTTCCAGGTGGATTATTTGTAGATGAAGAAGAACGCATATACGTCGCCGATACGGGCAACAGTCGTGTAGTTGTCCTGGATGGAGAGGGGACGCTGATACAAACCATCACGAAGCCTGAGTCGGATATCCTATCGACCCAATTCCAGTTCCAGCCCTTGAAGCTGACGGTGGACCATGTAGGCCGAGTGTATGTTGTGGCACAGGGGGTCTACGAAGGCATCATGCAGTTTGACGAGAGTGGGAAATTTATCGGATACGTCGGTACCAACAAAGTGGAGCGGGACTACGGCGAATATATCTGGCGCATGTTATCGACCAAAGCCCAGCGCGCACAGATGGTCCTGTTTGTTCCAACGGAGTTCTCCAATGCGGATATTGATCACAAAGGATTCGTGTATGCGACGAATATTGATCCCGGCTCGAATGAACCGATCAAGCGGCTTAACCCGTCTGGCGAAGATGTACTGAAACGGTTTGGTTATTACGATGTCAAAGGCGATATCCGGTTCCGTAACAATCCCGGTCCATCCAAACTGATTGATGTGAAAGTGCTTGGCAATGGCATGTACAGTGTACTGGATGCGACACAGAACCGGGTGTTCACGTACGACGATGAAGGTCATCTGCTCTACATATACGGTGGCAAAGGAAATCAGGTCGGCACGCTCAAAACACCTGTCGCGATTGAACAATCGGGTGAGCACCACTTGGTTCTGGATCGGGGCAAAAACAACCTTGTCGT from Paenibacillus sp. FSL R5-0341 harbors:
- a CDS encoding NHL repeat-containing protein, translating into MARTVKRWLVLLAAVSLLLVNAVPAAASPAPYESYNYNYWKEAVPSPDAYLPERTISGRDLGISEFKDPGDVNVSPSGSIYILDSGNGRIVVLDPGFKLLRVIDGFMMEGIKETFNLPGGLFVDEEERIYVADTGNSRVVVLDGEGTLIQTITKPESDILSTQFQFQPLKLTVDHVGRVYVVAQGVYEGIMQFDESGKFIGYVGTNKVERDYGEYIWRMLSTKAQRAQMVLFVPTEFSNADIDHKGFVYATNIDPGSNEPIKRLNPSGEDVLKRFGYYDVKGDIRFRNNPGPSKLIDVKVLGNGMYSVLDATQNRVFTYDDEGHLLYIYGGKGNQVGTLKTPVAIEQSGEHHLVLDRGKNNLVVYEPTRFGARVNEAVALHYRGEDTEAVNIWREVLKLNANYDIAYIGIGKSLLMEKKNEEALGYFELGMDRKSYSVAFKRHRREMMKEHFGTFLTAAIALIVILILTRVAVKWRRRRQVDREAGFH